A single window of Nicotiana tomentosiformis chromosome 1, ASM39032v3, whole genome shotgun sequence DNA harbors:
- the LOC104097885 gene encoding COBRA-like protein 6 isoform X1, with protein sequence MGRGLILVLSLILFIYPTYGYDPLDPNGNITIKWDIMLNNEGSQDVKVSIFNYQLFRHIDQPGWKLSWSWPGNEVIWDMSGAEATEQGDCSAIKATQPPHCCEKEPVIVDLLSGAPYNKQVANCCRGGVLTSLTQDPGKYGASFQMNIGSASYNGSEPRVPENFTLGIPGYTCGDPFKVPPSKFNVDQGRRKTQAIATWNVICSYSQFRASSSPTCCVSLSAFYNNTIVPCPKCSCGCQGQLGADHCVKYGELPPVLQLDHNEPPKPVVQCSHHMCPIQIHWHVKQSYTQYWRVKMTIRNLNYVKNYSQWNLVVLHPNLRSVTQVFSFNYKPLNQYGDTNDTGMFYGIEYYNDMLLQAGETGNVQSELLMHKDEGIFTFREGWAFPRKISFNGEDCVLPSPDDYPRLPNSSLFMSPSIFTIILFFLSFILTIFY encoded by the exons ATGGGCCGTGGCCTAATTTTGGTGTTATCTCTCATCCTTTTTATTTATCCAACCT ATGGTTATGATCCACTGGACCCGAATGGGAATATCACTATCAAATGGGATATCATGCTAAACAATGAAGGTAGCCAAGAC gttaaagtttcaatctttaattaCCAACTTTTCCGCCACATAGATCAACCTGGTTGGAAGTTAAGCTGGAGTTGGCCTGGCAATGAAGTAATTTGGGATATGTCAGGTGCTGAAGCTACTGAGCAAGGGGATTGTTCTGCAATCAAAGCAACACAACCGCCCCATTGCTGTGAAAAAGAGCCGGTGATTGTTGACCTCCTGTCCGGAGCTCCTTATAATAAACAGGTCGCAAATTGCTGCAGAGGAGGAGTACTTACATCTCTGACTCAAGACCCCGGAAAATATGGTGCTTCTTTTCAGATGAACATTGGAAGTGCTTCCTATAATGGATCCGAGCCTCGTGTACCTGAAAATTTCACACTTGGAATTCCTGgatatacttgtggtgatccttTTAAAGTCCCTCCAAGTAAGTTCAATGTAGATCAAGGACGACGAAAGACTCAAGCCATTG CAACTTGGAATGTGATTTGTTCTTATTCCCAGTTTAGAGCATCATCTTCTCCAACATGTTGTGTTTCCTTGTCTGCTTTCTACAACAACACAATTGTGCCATGCCCCAAATGCAGTTGTGGTTGTCAGGGACAACTAGGAGCAGATCACTGTGTGAA GTATGGTGAGCTACCACCAGTTTTGCAACTAGACCATAACGAGCCGCCAAAGCCAGTAGTACAGTGTTCACATCACATGTGCCCAATTCAGATACATTGGCATGTAAAGCAGAGTTACACACAGTATTGGAGGGTGAAAATGACTATCAGAAACTTAAACTATGTTAAGAACTACAGCCAGTGGAACTTGGTTGTCTTGCATCCAAATTTGAGAAGCGTAACGCAGGTTTTCAGTTTCAACTACAAGCCACTTAATCAGTATGGTGATACCA ATGACACAGGAATGTTTTATGGGATTGAGTATTACAATGACATGTTGCTACAAGCAGGTGAAACTGGGAATGTACAAAGTGAGTTGTTAATGCACAAAGATGAAGGGATTTTCACATTTAGGGAAGGATGGGCTTTTCCAAGAAAGATTTCATTCAATGGTGAAGACTGTGTTTTGCCTTCACCTGATGATTATCCAAGGCTTCCAAATTCTAGTCTATTTATGTCTCCTTCAATATTTACCATCATTCTTTTCTTCCTCTCCTTCATATTAACTATATTTTATTAA
- the LOC104097885 gene encoding COBRA-like protein 6 isoform X2 → MLNNEGSQDVKVSIFNYQLFRHIDQPGWKLSWSWPGNEVIWDMSGAEATEQGDCSAIKATQPPHCCEKEPVIVDLLSGAPYNKQVANCCRGGVLTSLTQDPGKYGASFQMNIGSASYNGSEPRVPENFTLGIPGYTCGDPFKVPPSKFNVDQGRRKTQAIATWNVICSYSQFRASSSPTCCVSLSAFYNNTIVPCPKCSCGCQGQLGADHCVKYGELPPVLQLDHNEPPKPVVQCSHHMCPIQIHWHVKQSYTQYWRVKMTIRNLNYVKNYSQWNLVVLHPNLRSVTQVFSFNYKPLNQYGDTNDTGMFYGIEYYNDMLLQAGETGNVQSELLMHKDEGIFTFREGWAFPRKISFNGEDCVLPSPDDYPRLPNSSLFMSPSIFTIILFFLSFILTIFY, encoded by the exons ATGCTAAACAATGAAGGTAGCCAAGAC gttaaagtttcaatctttaattaCCAACTTTTCCGCCACATAGATCAACCTGGTTGGAAGTTAAGCTGGAGTTGGCCTGGCAATGAAGTAATTTGGGATATGTCAGGTGCTGAAGCTACTGAGCAAGGGGATTGTTCTGCAATCAAAGCAACACAACCGCCCCATTGCTGTGAAAAAGAGCCGGTGATTGTTGACCTCCTGTCCGGAGCTCCTTATAATAAACAGGTCGCAAATTGCTGCAGAGGAGGAGTACTTACATCTCTGACTCAAGACCCCGGAAAATATGGTGCTTCTTTTCAGATGAACATTGGAAGTGCTTCCTATAATGGATCCGAGCCTCGTGTACCTGAAAATTTCACACTTGGAATTCCTGgatatacttgtggtgatccttTTAAAGTCCCTCCAAGTAAGTTCAATGTAGATCAAGGACGACGAAAGACTCAAGCCATTG CAACTTGGAATGTGATTTGTTCTTATTCCCAGTTTAGAGCATCATCTTCTCCAACATGTTGTGTTTCCTTGTCTGCTTTCTACAACAACACAATTGTGCCATGCCCCAAATGCAGTTGTGGTTGTCAGGGACAACTAGGAGCAGATCACTGTGTGAA GTATGGTGAGCTACCACCAGTTTTGCAACTAGACCATAACGAGCCGCCAAAGCCAGTAGTACAGTGTTCACATCACATGTGCCCAATTCAGATACATTGGCATGTAAAGCAGAGTTACACACAGTATTGGAGGGTGAAAATGACTATCAGAAACTTAAACTATGTTAAGAACTACAGCCAGTGGAACTTGGTTGTCTTGCATCCAAATTTGAGAAGCGTAACGCAGGTTTTCAGTTTCAACTACAAGCCACTTAATCAGTATGGTGATACCA ATGACACAGGAATGTTTTATGGGATTGAGTATTACAATGACATGTTGCTACAAGCAGGTGAAACTGGGAATGTACAAAGTGAGTTGTTAATGCACAAAGATGAAGGGATTTTCACATTTAGGGAAGGATGGGCTTTTCCAAGAAAGATTTCATTCAATGGTGAAGACTGTGTTTTGCCTTCACCTGATGATTATCCAAGGCTTCCAAATTCTAGTCTATTTATGTCTCCTTCAATATTTACCATCATTCTTTTCTTCCTCTCCTTCATATTAACTATATTTTATTAA
- the LOC104097884 gene encoding ubiquitin-like domain-containing CTD phosphatase: MAAESSSAAVAVSPMTAEELTLTVKWSGKEYTVRVCGDDTVGELKRRICEVTRVLPKRQKLLYPKVGSKLADETLLLSQIPLKSSFKMTMIGTVEDDIIVDQVESPDIIDDFELGQEEAVDIKDKEINKQKLKRRVEQHKIELRNPCREGKKLLVLDIDYTLFDHRSTAENPLELMRPYLHEFLSAAYAEYDIMIWSATSMKWVELKMGQLGVLENPNYKITALLDHMAMITVQSDRYGVFDCKPLGLIWAHFPEFYSPKNTIMFDDLRRNFVMNPQNGLAIKPFRKAHVNRSNDQELMKLTQYLLAIADLDDLSVLDHKNWESFNEDNFKRRRHA; encoded by the exons ATGGCAGCGGAATCATCGTCGGCGGCAGTTGCAGTGTCTCCGATGACGGCGGAAGAGTTAACGCTGACGGTGAAATGGAGCGGAAAAGAGTACACCGTCAGAGTTTGCGGCGATGACACCGTCGGCGAGTTAAAACGACGCATATGTGAAGTGACAAGAGTGTTGCCTAAACGCCAGAAGCTTCTATACCCAAAAGTCGGTTCAAAACTCGCTGATGAGACTCTCCTTCTATCTCAGATTCCTCtcaaatcctctttcaaaatgaCTATGATCGG GACTGTGGAGGATGATATAATTGTTGATCAAGTGGAATCTCCGGATATCATTGATGATTTTGAGCTTGGACAAGAGGAAGCTGTTGATATTAAGGATAAAGAAATCAACAAACAGAAGTTGAAGAGGCGTGTTGAGCAGCACAAG ATTGAGCTCCGTAATCCTTGCCGTGAAGGTAAAAAGCTGCTTGTTCTGGATATTGATTATACTTTGTTTGATCACCGGTCAACTGCAGAGAACCCACTCGAACTCATGAGGCCTT ATCTTCATGAGTTTCTCTCAGCTGCTTATGCAGAATATGACATCATGATATGGTCGGCAACCAG CATGAAGTGGGTTGAGTTAAAAATGGGACAACTTGGTGTACTCGAGAATCCGAACTATAAAATTACAGCTCTGCTGGACCATATGGCAATGATAACAGTACAATCAGACCGTTATGGAGTTTTTGATTGCAAGCCTTTAGGCCTAATATGGGCTCATTTTCCagag TTTTACAGTCCAAAAAACACTATAATGTTTGATGACTTGCGAAGGAACTTTGTGATGAACCCACAAAATGGGTTGGCTATAAAGCCATTCAGGAAGGCACACGTGAACCGGAGCAATGATCAGGAGCTCATGAAGCTTACTCAATATTTGCTTGCCATTGCAGATCTTGATGACTTAAGCGTTCTTGATCATAAGAATTGGGAGTCCTTCAATGAGGATAATTTCAAGAGACGCCGACATGCCTAA
- the LOC104097887 gene encoding agamous-like MADS-box protein AGL81 produces the protein MEEENQNKKKTNNPKTYQVRKECIKRKTMELSTLCDIKCCTIITSPQGELQTWPENLDAVKEVLNMYTQTLSPNKKEEEIGIPTLVDSKLDAVNKRIRYLENKNAGFLSNNKGKKQRIE, from the coding sequence ATGGAAGAAGAAAACCAAAACAAGAAGAAAACAAACAATCCCAAAACATATCAAGTCAGAAAAGAATGCATTAAGCGGAAAACAATGGAGCTTTCAACTCTCTGTGATATAAAGTGTTGTACTATTATTACGAGCCCTCAAGGGGAACTTCAGACTTGGCCTGAAAATTTGGATGCTGTTAAAGAAGTTCTTAATATGTACACTCAAACTCTAAGTCccaacaaaaaagaagaagagattgGTATTCCGACGTTAGTGGATTCAAAACTTGATGCTGTGAACAAGAGAATTCGTTACTTGGAGAACAAGAATGCTGGTTTTCTTAGTAATAATAAGGGTAAGAAACAGAGGATTGAGTGA
- the LOC104097885 gene encoding COBRA-like protein 6 isoform X3: MGRGLILVLSLILFIYPTYGYDPLDPNGNITIKWDIMLNNEGSQDVKVSIFNYQLFRHIDQPGWKLSWSWPGNEVIWDMSGAEATEQGDCSAIKATQPPHCCEKEPVIVDLLSGAPYNKQVANCCRGGVLTSLTQDPGKYGASFQMNIGSASYNGSEPRVPENFTLGIPGYTCGDPFKVPPSKFNVDQGRRKTQAIATWNVICSYSQFRASSSPTCCVSLSAFYNNTIVPCPKCSCGCQGQLGADHCVKYGELPPVLQLDHNEPPKPVVQCSHHMCPIQIHWHVKQSYTQYWRVKMTIRNLNYVKNYSQWNLVVLHPNLRSVTQVFSFNYKPLNQYGDTKFCTSSIVYCTTRLVNLVVSWTRGGPMYNVEGSPDPKLQQNLV; this comes from the exons ATGGGCCGTGGCCTAATTTTGGTGTTATCTCTCATCCTTTTTATTTATCCAACCT ATGGTTATGATCCACTGGACCCGAATGGGAATATCACTATCAAATGGGATATCATGCTAAACAATGAAGGTAGCCAAGAC gttaaagtttcaatctttaattaCCAACTTTTCCGCCACATAGATCAACCTGGTTGGAAGTTAAGCTGGAGTTGGCCTGGCAATGAAGTAATTTGGGATATGTCAGGTGCTGAAGCTACTGAGCAAGGGGATTGTTCTGCAATCAAAGCAACACAACCGCCCCATTGCTGTGAAAAAGAGCCGGTGATTGTTGACCTCCTGTCCGGAGCTCCTTATAATAAACAGGTCGCAAATTGCTGCAGAGGAGGAGTACTTACATCTCTGACTCAAGACCCCGGAAAATATGGTGCTTCTTTTCAGATGAACATTGGAAGTGCTTCCTATAATGGATCCGAGCCTCGTGTACCTGAAAATTTCACACTTGGAATTCCTGgatatacttgtggtgatccttTTAAAGTCCCTCCAAGTAAGTTCAATGTAGATCAAGGACGACGAAAGACTCAAGCCATTG CAACTTGGAATGTGATTTGTTCTTATTCCCAGTTTAGAGCATCATCTTCTCCAACATGTTGTGTTTCCTTGTCTGCTTTCTACAACAACACAATTGTGCCATGCCCCAAATGCAGTTGTGGTTGTCAGGGACAACTAGGAGCAGATCACTGTGTGAA GTATGGTGAGCTACCACCAGTTTTGCAACTAGACCATAACGAGCCGCCAAAGCCAGTAGTACAGTGTTCACATCACATGTGCCCAATTCAGATACATTGGCATGTAAAGCAGAGTTACACACAGTATTGGAGGGTGAAAATGACTATCAGAAACTTAAACTATGTTAAGAACTACAGCCAGTGGAACTTGGTTGTCTTGCATCCAAATTTGAGAAGCGTAACGCAGGTTTTCAGTTTCAACTACAAGCCACTTAATCAGTATGGTGATACCA AATTTTGTACAAGCAGTATCGTCTATTGCACTACTCGACTTGTCAACTTGGTTGTGTCTTGGACCAGAGGCGGACCTATGTATAACGTTGAGGGATCACCAGACCCCAAACTTCAACAGAATCTTGT ATGA